Sequence from the Panicum virgatum strain AP13 chromosome 5N, P.virgatum_v5, whole genome shotgun sequence genome:
ccaacaccatgttcaccaacatgtgtccacatcattaatccgatatctccatatccatgatccgtgaaacatgatcatcaattaatgcatgtgctagtctcaacgtcgttgttgtcccacacaacgacataaactagggataatttagaatcatatcattgtcaacaaagagtttcacgaacaagtcacatacttgataatcaatgtaaaaaataatcatccatggaacaaataacaattatttatcattacataaacatactcatgacacaaaatctcccacgcacactagaatcactgatgtaagtatctaatacccatagatctcatgtgcgcctcatgctttggttgtgggagaggctttgTCAACgcatcagcaacgtttgaatccgtgtgcaccttgcaaaccttcacatcacctctctcaacaaagttacggatgaggtgatacttccgcagtatatgtctggactttttAGTtcttctaggctcctttgctagtgcaacggcaccactattatcacaatagaggtccactggactggacgcactaggaacaacacccaagtcagaaacaaactttatgatccaaacagcttcttttgcagcttcggaagctgcaatatacttggcctctgtcgtcgaatcagccactgtatcttgcttggaacttttccagctcactgccccaccattgaggtagaaaacaaaaccggattgcgatttggagtcatctttgtctgtttgaaaactagcatcggtgtaaccctttacaaggagctcatcttcgcctccaaatattaggaacatatccttagttcttctcaagtacttaaggatactctttacaattgtccagtgagcttcatcgaaatctgactgatacctgctcgtaacacttagagcaaaggaaacatctgggcgcgtgcaaagcatagcacacatgatcgaccctatggctgaagcataaggaatcgtactcatcctcgtttgctcatcaggtgtcgtagcacactgactcttgcttagagtaatgccatgtgacattggcaagaaacctttcttggaatcttgcatattgaaccgattcaatatcttgtcaatgtacgtgtcttggcttaatccaattagcctttttttatctatctctatagatcctaatacccagaatataagccgcctctcctaaatccttcatcgaaaaactcttttcaatgaggttttaacggcttcaagcattggaatatcatttccgatcagtaatatgtcatccacatataggaccagaaacacaagtgcgctcccactagcctttttgtaaacacaaggctcatcttcattcttgatgaagccaaaccctttgactacttcatcaaaacgaatattccaactccgagatgcttgcttcaatccatagatggacctctgaagcttacatattttcccagcatttttaggatcgataaaaccttcaggctgtgtcatatacacatcctcacttagatttccattaaggaaagcggttttgacatccatttgccatatctcatagtcgtaatatgcggcaattgctaggagaatccgaacagactttagcattgcgacgggcgaaaaggtttcctcatagtcaacaccttgaatttgtcggaaacctttcgccaccaatcgtgccttatagatgtgaacatttccatccatgtctaattttttttcttaaaaatccacttacagtcgacaggtctcacactgtcaatttgatcgaccaagttccaaacttgattatcatgcatggattttaactcggatttcatggcttcaagccatttgtcggagtcgggtcccatcattgcttctttgtaggtcaagggctcatcattttccatcaataatacgtggcgctcctctgtaatcaggaggttgagcttgtcagtagcgcgacgtgcccttatagaccttcgtggggctggtgcatcaactacgggttgtgcaacatcttgcacatcccgtggatcttcagtgggtgctgaaacagtttcgggtgttttctgaatttcttcaagttgcaccttgctcccactaaatccttttgagagaaactccttttctaagaaaacaccattgcgagcgacaaacactttgccttccgccttattgtaaaaataatatcctttggtttccctaggataccccacaaagaagcatttgtctgactttggagtgagcttatctgacatcaaacgtttgacataagcctcacacccccaaactttgagaaaagataatccgggacgcttcccagtccatatctcatatggtgttttctcaacagacttacttggaaccctattcagtgtgaacgcagcagtttcaagagcataaccccaaaatgacaatggaagatcagcttggctcatcatgaacctaaccatgtccaacaaggttcggttcctccgttcggataccccattccattgaggcgttccgggcggagttagctgcggaataattccacattgcttcaaatgatcaccaaattcaaggctcaaatattctcctccatgATCAGATcgtagaaatttaattgtcttgcctaattgattttgtacttcattctgaaattctttgaacttttcaaacgattcagacttgtgcctcattaagtagatatagccatatctactaaagtcatcagtgaaagtaataaaGTACTGAAAActacctctggctattgagctcattggtccacatacatcggtatgtacaagtcccaacaagtcactcgccctctcactctgaccagtgaaaggcgctttggtcatctttccaagcaaacaagactcacatgtgtcaaatgattcaaaatcaaatgagcttaacaatccatctttatggagttgttcaatgcgcttctcatttatatgacctaagcgacaatgccaaataaaagtgggattcaaatcatttggtctgagcctcttagtattaatgttacagatagatttatcctcaagatcaagaacatataatccattcactaatggacaatgagcataaaaaataccattgcaaaaaatagaacaacgtttgttctctattacaatcttaaaatcaccaacttcttccaaacatgaagaagaaataatgttcttgctcaaagcaggaatgcaataacaattatttaattccaaaactaatccggagggtagagacaagtggtaggtgccgaccgccaacaccgcaacctttgcgtcattgccgacacgaacgtccaacttgcctcttgcaaatcttctagtctcacttagaccctgcaacgatttgcaagtgtgaatcatcgatccagtatcaaatacccatgattcactagaagataatgcaatatttatttctataacatttatacctgaagtggaagtctcacttcccttcttcttcttcttcttttcttccaagtacttcttgcagttcctagaccaatgtcccttttcatgacagtggaagcattcatcttcagaagtagggccagatttggccttaggtgctggctttagcttagagcccgaggactcaccaccggaactcttttccttgcctttacctttgggattaggaggcgtccaacgcttcctctttttgttccccttctgaatcatcatcacatgattgtgATTCTTTTTAATGCTCTCCTCTactgtctttagcatcccatgcaactcactcaatgttttatccaagccattcatctgaaagttcatgataaaaggctcatagctcgccgggagcgactggagaataacatcagtagccaagtctgggtgaagttcagaaccaagtctgtccaaagtctcaatgtaaccaatcattttgatcacatgaggactgactgggctaccttcttgcagcttgcacgcaaacaaggactttgagatattgaacctctcagtcctggcttggttctgaaacatcccacgcagcccctcgatcatggtatgagcatccgcatgctcatactgcttctgcagatcaggggacatggtggcgagcatcagacagctgacatcaagtgagtcattgcagtgcttctcataagctctgcgatcagcagcagttgcattgtcagggacatcatcaggatatggctgctcaagaacatactcctttttctcttgcctgagaacaattctcaggttgcggtaccaatcaataaagtttgttccattcaacttttctttctcaagaacagaacgcaaattgaaagcagaattgttactggcagacatgatctacaacattaaagtaaagcaagatttcagcactaagtttatgtaaaagactttcattaactgatttaacaaaagacaacctaatatatcaaagtcatcttccctctaatgacatatagtggttcaagatccataatcactaaaattctagtgagctttagcatcacggctagaaaagtagtgatacaggtaagtaacaaattactaatcacatctctatgcgactcttgtttgttgggtggcatccaatgccccggccccaaccctatgccttaaagcccaaaactgttttgatagctttgctgagtaaaccaatactatgcttgtgaatgtccgacatccaccctatacaaaagtgatagctgagggtactctactttggtaaacctaccacacaacgataaaaaattataggtgcagctattggtaaaaggcatcaaaaactcaatcTTTTCTgtgggaagctattctatcatgattaaagcatccaccatatgtaaaagcatgaaagaatagtatgacagaaaaataaacatcacaggcatataatcatattatattgtgaatagtatggcctcttgcatcacaatgggctccatcgccatggctccaaggtgacctccattgtcatccgtcctgtcttgtggtgatcatcatcgccatcatgattgaagcctccatgaaaagatactaagctactacatctaatagctagtgaaataattacatgaggattcaaacatcacaagtcgacacgcaggtcgttatacaataatggtgcaacctcaacccggttgtgttaacttgcgacacgcaggccgcataaatcatcacatacatcatcacatgacattgaggccataccattcacatcacaccctgcaaaaacaagttaggcatacgacgtgttctaccaaagtagcgcttaggaagccgctacagcgagaaagcaacggcggtcccgtgcaaactttgcacttgagaagactgcatctacacatgacctcgatctgttggttcaatctgttgactatgcacacagttagtcccgatggtgattccagccggtagggacatgtcgtatgcataacagataaagaacacaaactaatcttttgtcacatgccgcgcaatcaactcgctctaGTTTTAACCCTTTATGACCAATTGAtttaatcaaaccgtgcaaaagtaatagatccaatctactacaacaacaacatatcacctatatgcaaaagatccagaccaaaaactacgcaagatggctctggtaccactgtagggaaatgggtaggctacgctagcatcactaccgcatatacccaagatatttgcgagtagaagatcatagatcattaccactagacgcgcagcgcagcggaagaagtcgcgcgtcgatgtagaggaagtagtcgatcacgtcccacgaaccgagctcctcgtacttgatcccagcagccgatcagcgcagcagtcgcagcagcgcctccacggagtccacacgtacggggatgaaacgccgggcgtcggtgtgctagcaccgcacgcacggcaagggcggcggccgagagagagggaggggcggcggctaggaggtggcgcggctcaccggggtatcgcccccctagcccctccctcgtatatatagagcgtactaatgggcttctatctcataggcccattagtaaccctaatccctcttggatcaatatcctcttgggcctttaaaccgtattgtgatgatgggctcttgggcatatcaccaacagctATGTCGTTGCACTTGCTTCATTCATTGGTACTGTGATTTACAGTAATGTGCCATTGACTATGCCATATTTGCATTTCATTCATCACTTAAAGATCAAATCACGGTACACAGGTTACAAAAGGTCTTTCGCATGCACGGGTTTTTTCATTGAATGGAATGGATCTACGATTATTTTGACATCGGCGAGCTTGGTTAGAAGTTCTAGTGATGAAAACAGGATTGATGAAAACTTGAGGGTTGGTATTCCTCATTGTTCTTTGATTGATTATCTTTTTAAGGCACTACTGCTTAAGTGTCACTGTATTGTGTGTAGATTGAGGTACTGCTTCCCAGCAAACGGCGCACAGAAGGCAGGCTACAACATTATAGTTTGCATTACAATATTGCTCTAGTCAGTGTTGAGGATTGCCGTGTTGTTCGTCCAGCAAATGTTCACCCTTCCCGGTTTGGGTGGTCTAAAGTAGCAGCTATAGGACACTGCTTCGAATCAGGTGCACTAATGGCTACGTGTGGGGATCTGGTTTCCTGGTCAGGCACACTTGATTGCCAGTACATTGTACGTTCCACTTGTAAAATCACCAAGGTATGTATTGTTGCTGCTGTTTTTTTGCCTAGCTACTTTTACATGGTCCAGTAGTAAACAGTTGCATCAGAATGAGTTAACTAGCTAGCAATATCTATTTGGATTAGAAATGACAACTTATCCATTTCACCTTGCTAGGCTGGGATTGGAGGGCCCCTTGTTAATTTGGACGAGGAAGTTCTTGGAATGAACTTCTGTGACACGAGAATAGGAACCCCTTTCCTGTTATGGACTGATATTGACAACATTCTGGCACATTTTAGGGAAAAAAGGTATGCCTACACTATTTTTTCCAATTTGCATATTCAACTGATTGTCATATTGTAtgagtgaattttttttttgaggtggATTCATGTGTACTTGTTGGGATGAACAATTAATAAGAACCTTGCTGAATTAAGAAGGTTCGGTACTGAAGCATATGATTTCCATCACTAAATAAATCTATTTATTGTTGTGCTTGAGTGACAGCAAGGCTATTGAATTTGGGAGCGATAGTGTTCCCTCTGGTGCCGCTTTCTGGAAAATGCATGGTGATCACAGTGGTTTGTTAAACAGGTAGGCATTTTCTGATCGATACATGTAGATCACTGTTAATTAAGCTAGTTACAGTGCACGTGCGTTTAAATTTGTATAGATAAATAATCCATGCTACATTAAACACATGCAGGTGGCCTGTGCCCATGCCATGTTGGTGTCATCGTGAAGATGTGCATAAGGATAAATCTGAGGATGAGTTGGTGAGCTTTGATCCCCAAACTGGCCGCAAGAGGAGATACGGATACATACAAGGAGTGAAAGTTGAACTTTATTAGAAGCCGTCACACCCTTCTGTTCACTATTTGTATCTTCGTGTCCTTAATGGCTTGAAATGGCAGAAGGAATATAACATGTGGCTATAGCTTGCACAAGGATATGTTTGTTGCCTAGTCTTATAAGCAATACATGTGCGTGCTTCGTCTCTTAGAATTATCCATTGAGTGTAGTGTAATAGTATGTACTGATATACTTGGGTTGTGGTTAACTAAGCTACTACATTGCAATTGTAATATGATCGATTATGTTGGAGTTGATGCTTGTCGAATAGAGCACTTTATTGAGGAAAAAATGTGATTCATGGACTTGGAAGCCTGCCTATTGGTAGGAGGGGAATTTCATGCATTTGGAACCTTTGCAGAGCACGTTCGGTGACTTGCGGTAGGCAAGTCACAACGTGATTGGCGGCTGAATTTGAACCGTGCATGATCTACTCAAGGGCTCACGAAGGACTCCCCCTCCCAGGGACACAGATTCAGTGCTTTTGTTTAGCAAAGGCACGTTGTAACTTTGCTCTATATCCAGCCATCTATTCCTAATCTGACGTACTCCATTCTTTTCAGCCATCTATTCAGTACCTTGGTATGTTGAAACATTAGTAGCCTAGCAAATCCACACCACAATACAACACAATATATATAGTTAATACAGATTTCATTAGAGAATAACATGACATAGTACAACACCAATCCATGGTACTTTCAAACATTTAACCTGATAGTCTGACACACCAAATGCTATCAGATGGCCATTTCTCTTGTACAATTAGGCCACAAAATACTATAGTTAACCCACAAAATACTATAGTTAGCCTGCCCAAAATATCATCTAACCAATTTGCATATACTAGAACAGATCATCAACATGTAGAATATCATCATCACAAATTGGAGCTGTTACGAGTTGGGTAAAACTGCCAATAACTCTGTACTCTTCAACCCCTACAATTGGTCCAATGTTGCTGCCATCATTCTCCACTTCCTTTGGATGTTGTATACCATCATTCTTCTTTCGTTTCTACCCATTAAAGCACAACCAATTAGTTTAGAAATAAATGGCAGCATTATGTAGAAATTTATAATGTAGAAATTTCTAGAGTGCAAGCTGAGAACATACCTTTGCTTCTTGTTTCTTTGGTCCAGCAGCTTTACTTGGCTTACGCTTACCCTTCTGTAATTTATCAAgccatgttttttcttcttgaaTTCTTTGACTTGACCTCCTTTTTCTTTAATTGTGCAGCACTAAGCAATTCATCTTTTTGCTGCACATTTGGCTCAAGATTTTCTTTGTCATTACACGGTTTATTCGAGGCAGTAGTAGATGCATTAAGTTTGTCCTCCAGCTGTGTACTCAAGCAATCAAGTCCATCTTCTAGCAGCAAACAACAATCTGGATAATCAGCTGCTTTATATGCTAAATTGAGAAATTTATGGAACAGATTTTTGCATCGAAGTTGAGCTTCTAACTTCGGATTTTCCACCACGTTTCTTCCTTGCCTATCTTGTATACTTCCATGGCGAGCTTGTCTAGTCCATCTCTTCAAGATATAATGTGTTGGCAATATATTTATATTCATCAAATCAAGAATTTTCAAACCATGTTCACATAATATTCCTGTCCTATTGAACATTTGACAGCTGCATATTGCTGTTTGTTTCAAAGGATCGCCAATCACTATGCGCTCTTCCTCAAAACTCAAATCATCATGGAAACTCCCGATAGCAATAGCATATTTATTCTCATCCAATACTCTACTGCATGCAGCCATGGATCTTTCATTCTGCCCTTGGAAAGCTTCAAAAATAATTGGAGTGTAAATTTCACTTGCTTGCAGCAACATAGGTGTGCACATTTGTCTTCTTGGTATGCTCTTTCTTGCCTCAAATTCATATTGCaattctttctctcttttttcttgtaCTGCCCTCTCAAAATGCTTCAAAAATCTGA
This genomic interval carries:
- the LOC120676761 gene encoding uncharacterized protein LOC120676761 isoform X3, coding for MGYPKPPMVLDDDMILVNTFEEAFGDIYPKGVWRELGKKASSNIARYVVALASFIGYKRSFACTGFFIEWNGSTIILTSASLVRSSSDENRIDENLRIEVLLPSKRRTEGRLQHYSLHYNIALVSVEDCRVVRPANVHPSRFGWSKVAAIGHCFESGALMATCGDLVSWSGTLDCQYIVRSTCKITKAGIGGPLVNLDEEVLGMNFCDTRIGTPFLLWTDIDNILAHFREKRWIHVYLLG
- the LOC120676761 gene encoding uncharacterized protein LOC120676761 isoform X1 — translated: MGYPKPPMVLDDDMILVNTFEEAFGDIYPKGVWRELGKKASSNIARYVVALASFIGYKRSFACTGFFIEWNGSTIILTSASLVRSSSDENRIDENLRIEVLLPSKRRTEGRLQHYSLHYNIALVSVEDCRVVRPANVHPSRFGWSKVAAIGHCFESGALMATCGDLVSWSGTLDCQYIVRSTCKITKAGIGGPLVNLDEEVLGMNFCDTRIGTPFLLWTDIDNILAHFREKSKAIEFGSDSVPSGAAFWKMHGDHSGLLNRWPVPMPCWCHREDVHKDKSEDELVSFDPQTGRKRRYGYIQGVKVELY
- the LOC120676761 gene encoding uncharacterized protein LOC120676761 isoform X2; the protein is MGYPKPPMVLDDDMILVNTFEEAFGDIYPKGVWRELGYKRSFACTGFFIEWNGSTIILTSASLVRSSSDENRIDENLRIEVLLPSKRRTEGRLQHYSLHYNIALVSVEDCRVVRPANVHPSRFGWSKVAAIGHCFESGALMATCGDLVSWSGTLDCQYIVRSTCKITKAGIGGPLVNLDEEVLGMNFCDTRIGTPFLLWTDIDNILAHFREKSKAIEFGSDSVPSGAAFWKMHGDHSGLLNRWPVPMPCWCHREDVHKDKSEDELVSFDPQTGRKRRYGYIQGVKVELY